From Scomber scombrus chromosome 6, fScoSco1.1, whole genome shotgun sequence, the proteins below share one genomic window:
- the LOC133982340 gene encoding neuronal cell adhesion molecule-like isoform X3, producing MERRRMDAALLVLFLGHLAGALEVPLDLPQPPTITHQSHKDYIIDPRENIIIHCDAKGKPHPSFSWTRNGTHYDIEQDPNVTTKPHSGTLVVDISRVKAEDYEGTYQCTARNKHGAAVSNNIVVLQSRSPLWSKEKIQPIVVQEGVSLVLPCRPPAGLPPPVIFWMDNIFQRLPQSSRVSQSLSGDLYFSNVLREDSRNDYICYARFPYTQTIQQKQPITVKVLNLDAINDTMAAFYNDTDLFSEDPVDERRPTFLIPYGPSSSKMVLRGQVLEMECIAEGLPTPNISWTKVSGEFPAKRTSFLYYQKTLRIVDVSESDAGEYRCMAKNRLGSVHHTIRVTVKASPYWISGAPRNLVLAPGENGVLTCRASGTPKPSITWAMNGISIENSPKDLSRKVEDDTIIFTDVQTGSSAVYQCNVSNEYGYLLSNAFVNVLSEPPRVLTPSNVVYKVIKNHRVLMDCASFGSPIPKITWFKDSRSGTLDGEMYNMHDNGTLEINVAQARNSGKYTCVARNILGIFENHVYLEVKEPTRILKQPEYKVIQRGRSVVFECKVKHDSSLVPTMNWLKDDGELPDDERLILDSESLTITDVTENDAGVYTCIVNTTLDHDSASAELTVIERPDPPTDLELTDQKKRSVQLTWTPGDEHNSPIQKFLIQYEDSLHHRGHWHNLTEVPGTKTTAHLKLSPYVHYIFRVLALNSVGFSRPSFSSRTFKTDPAAPDENPTGVQGHGTEHNNLVISWKPLSGLQSNGPGLHYKVMWRQKSIDSEWTAVTVANNSKFVVSGTPTFVPYELKVQAVNDHGSGPEPAISHGYSGEDLPVAAPENVHVVVLNSTLVEVHWDAVPHKLIRGYLKGYKVYYWRERSLHKHNPHHVEKQILTFSGNHTHGMLPGLHAFSLYSFNVKVFNGKGEGPASPTQQFETPEGVPAAPSSLVITNPKLDSLTLEWSPPHDRNGLITGYTLKYQPVNNSNELGPVEELALPANETSVTLFNLKYSTRYKFYLNAKTDRGAGPAISQEAVTIMDEVPAVSPFGNVNSSMGEEGALISWEYWGPEKNVYVEYVVKNTVASRQVDIATQGWFIGLMCAIALLILILLIICFIQRNKGGKYPVKEKEDAHTDPEFQPMKDDDCTFGEYSDNEDHKPLKGSSTPSNGTVKRDDSDDSLVEYGEGEDGQFNEDGSFIGQYSGKSASRDTAEGQESSEAPSPINAMNSLNSFV from the exons atggagaggaggaggatggatgCAGCATTGCTGGTGCTGTTCTTGGGTCACCTCGCCGGCGCGCTGGAGGTGCCACTAGACC TGCCGCAGCCACCGACTATAACTCACCAATCCCACAAGGATTACATCATCGACCCACGGGAGAACATTATAATCCACTGTGATGCGAAGGGGAAACCTCATCCCAG TTTCTCCTGGACGAGAAATGGGACCCACTATGACATAGAGCAGGACCCCAACGTGACTACGAAGCCCCACTCTGGGACTCTGGTGGTGGACATCAGCAGAGTTAAGGCTGAAGATTACGAAGGGACGTACCAGTGCACAGCAAGGAACAAACATGGAGCCGCTGTTTCAAACAACATCGTTGTACTACAGTCCA gGTCCCCTTTGTGGTCAAAGGAGAAGATTCAGCCAATCGTTGTTCAGGAAGGTGTGTCCTTAGTGCTGCCGTGTCGACCCCCAGCCGGCCTTCCTCCTCCAGTTATTTTCTGGATGGACAACA TCTTCCAGAGGCTTcctcagagcagcagagtgtcCCAGTCTCTGAGTGGAGACCTGTACTTCTCTAATGTACTCCGAGAGGATTCCAGGAATGACTACATCTGCTACGCCCGCTTCCCATACACACAAACCATCCAGCAGAAACAACCCATCACCGTCAAGGTCCTCAACC TGGATGCAATCAATGACACAATGGCAGCTTTTTACAATGACACTGATTTATTTAGTG AAGACCCAGTTGATGAGAGGAGGCCAACCTTCCTCATCCCATATGGCCCCTCCAGCTCCAAGATGGTGTTGAGAGGACAGGTGCTGGAGATGGAGTGTATTGCCGAAGGACT GCCCACCCCTAATATATCCTGGACCAAAGTGAGCGGCGAATTCCCGGCCAAGCGCACATCCTTCCTGTACTATCAGAAGACCCTGCGTATTGTGGATGTGTCTGAATCGGATGCAGGAGAGTACCGCTGCATGGCCAAGAATCGTCTTGGCTCAGTTCACCACACCATCCGTGTCACAGTCaaag CCTCTCCATATTGGATCAGTGGTGCTCCCAGAAACCTTGTCCTAGCTCCAGGAGAGAACGGTGTGCTGACCTGCAGGGCCAGTGGCACACCCAAGCCCTCCATCACCTGGGCAATGAATGGCATCTCCATAGAGA ATTCCCCTAAGGACCTCAGCAGAAAGGTGGAGGATGACACCATCATATTCACAGATGTACAGACTGGATCTAGCGCTGTCTACCAGTGTAATGTCTCCAATGAGTACGGCTACCTCCTGTCCAACGCCTTTGTCAATGTCCTCT CGGAGCCGCCCAGAGTGCTGACACCATCTAACGTAGTCTACAAAGTCATCAAAAATCACCGGGTCCTGATGGACTGCGCTTCCTTCGGGTCGCCCATCCCTAAAATAACATG GTTCAAAGACAGTCGGTCCGGCACCCTGGATGGAGAAATGTACAACATGCACGACAACGGGACTTTAGAGATTAATGTAGCACAGGCCCGAAACAGTGGCAAATACACCTGCGTGGCCAGAAACATCCTTGGCATCTTTGAGAATCACGTCTACCTGGAGGTCAAAG AACCAACCCGAATCCTGAAGCAGCCAGAGTACAAAGTGATTCAGAGGGGCAGGTCTGTGGTGTTTGAGTGTAAGGTGAAACACGACTCTTCCCTCGTCCCCACCATGAACTGGCTCAAAGACGATGGAGAGCTGCCTGATGATGAGAG ATTGATTTTAGACTCTGAGAGCCTCACCATCACTGATGTGACAGAGAATGATGCAGGAGTGTACACATGCATCGTGAACACCACTCTGGACCATGATTCAGCCAGTGCTGAGCTCACTGTTATCG AGCGACCCGACCCCCCAACTGACCTAGAGCTGACAGACCAGAAAAAGAGGAGCGTTCAGCTCACTTGGACCCCTGGGGATGAACATAACAGTCCTATTCAGA AATTTCTGATCCAGTATGAAGACTCACTCCACCATCGAGGTCACTGGCATAATCTTACTGAGGTCCCTGGAACCAAGACTACAGCTCACCTTAAACTGTCCCCCTACGTCCACTACATCTTCAGAGTCTTGGCTCTCAATTCTGTGGGTTTCAGCCGTCCCAGCTTCTCCTCCAGGACGTTTAAGACGGACCCTGCAG CTCCAGACGAGAATCCGACAGGTGTACAGGGACATGGAACCGAACATAACAATCTTGTAATCTCATGGAAG CCACTGTCAGGCCTCCAATCTAACGGTCCAGGACTTCACTATAAAGTGATGTGGAGGCAGAAGTCGATAGACAGTGAGTGGACGGCAGTGACTGTAGCCAACAACTCCAAGTTTGTGGTGTCTGGAACGCCCACGTTTGTTCCATATGAGCTAAAAGTTCAGGCTGTGAATGACCATGGCTCTGGACCTGAGCCTGCTATTTCCCACGGCTACTCAGGAGAGGACT TACCAGTCGCAGCTCCAGAAAATGTGCACGTCGTTGTACTGaacagcactctggtagaggTGCACTGGGATGCTGTACCCCATAAATTGATTCGGGGATATCTCAAAGGATATAAG GTGTACTACTGGAGAGAGCGCAGCCTGCACAAACATAACCCCCATCATGTAGAGAAGCAGATCCTGACATTCAGTGGAAACCACACCCATGGCATGCTGCCTGGTTTACATGCTTTTAGTCTCTACTCATTCAACGTCAAGGTTTTTAACGGCAAGGGAGAGGGCCCTGCGAGCCCCACCCAGCAGTTTGAGACACCTGAAGGAG tGCCAGCAGCTCCTTCTTCCTTGGTCATCACCAACCCCAAACTGGACTCTCTAACCCTCGAATGGAGTCCTCCTCATGACCGCAATGGGCTCATCACTGGCTACACCCTCAAATATCAGCCAg TCAATAACTCCAATGAGCTGGGCCCAGTGGAGGAGCTGGCCCTGCCTGCCAATGAGACCTCAGTCACTTTGTTCAACCTCAAGTACAGCACACGCTACAAGTTTTATTTGAATGCGAAAACAGACAGGGGAGCAGGTCCAGCCATTTCACAGGAAGCTGTCACCATCATGGACGAAG TGCCGGCTGTGAGTCCTTTTGGGAACGTTAACTCCTCGATGGGAGAGGAAGGGGCCCTGATCAGTTGGGAGTACTGGGGCCCGGAGAAAAACGTTTATGTAGAATACGTAGTAAAAAACA CTGTGGCGAGCAGACAGGTGGACATCGCCACTCAGGGATGGTTCATCGGCCTCATGTGTGCCATCGCTCTCCTCATCCTGATCCTCCTCATTATCTGCTTCATCCAGAGGAATAAGGGAGGGAAATACCCTG TAAAAGAGAAGGAGGACGCACACACAGACCCAGAGTTCCAGCCCATGAAAGACGATGACTGTACCTTTGGGGAATA
- the LOC133982340 gene encoding neuronal cell adhesion molecule-like isoform X7, translating to MERRRMDAALLVLFLGHLAGALEVPLDLPQPPTITHQSHKDYIIDPRENIIIHCDAKGKPHPSFSWTRNGTHYDIEQDPNVTTKPHSGTLVVDISRVKAEDYEGTYQCTARNKHGAAVSNNIVVLQSRSPLWSKEKIQPIVVQEGVSLVLPCRPPAGLPPPVIFWMDNIFQRLPQSSRVSQSLSGDLYFSNVLREDSRNDYICYARFPYTQTIQQKQPITVKVLNLDAINDTMAAFYNDTDLFSEDPVDERRPTFLIPYGPSSSKMVLRGQVLEMECIAEGLPTPNISWTKVSGEFPAKRTSFLYYQKTLRIVDVSESDAGEYRCMAKNRLGSVHHTIRVTVKASPYWISGAPRNLVLAPGENGVLTCRASGTPKPSITWAMNGISIENSPKDLSRKVEDDTIIFTDVQTGSSAVYQCNVSNEYGYLLSNAFVNVLSEPPRVLTPSNVVYKVIKNHRVLMDCASFGSPIPKITWFKDSRSGTLDGEMYNMHDNGTLEINVAQARNSGKYTCVARNILGIFENHVYLEVKEPTRILKQPEYKVIQRGRSVVFECKVKHDSSLVPTMNWLKDDGELPDDERLILDSESLTITDVTENDAGVYTCIVNTTLDHDSASAELTVIERPDPPTDLELTDQKKRSVQLTWTPGDEHNSPIQKFLIQYEDSLHHRGHWHNLTEVPGTKTTAHLKLSPYVHYIFRVLALNSVGFSRPSFSSRTFKTDPAAPDENPTGVQGHGTEHNNLVISWKPLSGLQSNGPGLHYKVMWRQKSIDSEWTAVTVANNSKFVVSGTPTFVPYELKVQAVNDHGSGPEPAISHGYSGEDLPVAAPENVHVVVLNSTLVEVHWDAVPHKLIRGYLKGYKVYYWRERSLHKHNPHHVEKQILTFSGNHTHGMLPGLHAFSLYSFNVKVFNGKGEGPASPTQQFETPEGVPAAPSSLVITNPKLDSLTLEWSPPHDRNGLITGYTLKYQPVNNSNELGPVEELALPANETSVTLFNLKYSTRYKFYLNAKTDRGAGPAISQEAVTIMDEGNMAVASRQVDIATQGWFIGLMCAIALLILILLIICFIQRNKGGKYPVKEKEDAHTDPEFQPMKDDDCTFGEYSDNEDHKPLKGSSTPSNGTVKRDDSDDSLVEYGEGEDGQFNEDGSFIGQYSGKSASRDTAEGQESSEAPSPINAMNSLNSFV from the exons atggagaggaggaggatggatgCAGCATTGCTGGTGCTGTTCTTGGGTCACCTCGCCGGCGCGCTGGAGGTGCCACTAGACC TGCCGCAGCCACCGACTATAACTCACCAATCCCACAAGGATTACATCATCGACCCACGGGAGAACATTATAATCCACTGTGATGCGAAGGGGAAACCTCATCCCAG TTTCTCCTGGACGAGAAATGGGACCCACTATGACATAGAGCAGGACCCCAACGTGACTACGAAGCCCCACTCTGGGACTCTGGTGGTGGACATCAGCAGAGTTAAGGCTGAAGATTACGAAGGGACGTACCAGTGCACAGCAAGGAACAAACATGGAGCCGCTGTTTCAAACAACATCGTTGTACTACAGTCCA gGTCCCCTTTGTGGTCAAAGGAGAAGATTCAGCCAATCGTTGTTCAGGAAGGTGTGTCCTTAGTGCTGCCGTGTCGACCCCCAGCCGGCCTTCCTCCTCCAGTTATTTTCTGGATGGACAACA TCTTCCAGAGGCTTcctcagagcagcagagtgtcCCAGTCTCTGAGTGGAGACCTGTACTTCTCTAATGTACTCCGAGAGGATTCCAGGAATGACTACATCTGCTACGCCCGCTTCCCATACACACAAACCATCCAGCAGAAACAACCCATCACCGTCAAGGTCCTCAACC TGGATGCAATCAATGACACAATGGCAGCTTTTTACAATGACACTGATTTATTTAGTG AAGACCCAGTTGATGAGAGGAGGCCAACCTTCCTCATCCCATATGGCCCCTCCAGCTCCAAGATGGTGTTGAGAGGACAGGTGCTGGAGATGGAGTGTATTGCCGAAGGACT GCCCACCCCTAATATATCCTGGACCAAAGTGAGCGGCGAATTCCCGGCCAAGCGCACATCCTTCCTGTACTATCAGAAGACCCTGCGTATTGTGGATGTGTCTGAATCGGATGCAGGAGAGTACCGCTGCATGGCCAAGAATCGTCTTGGCTCAGTTCACCACACCATCCGTGTCACAGTCaaag CCTCTCCATATTGGATCAGTGGTGCTCCCAGAAACCTTGTCCTAGCTCCAGGAGAGAACGGTGTGCTGACCTGCAGGGCCAGTGGCACACCCAAGCCCTCCATCACCTGGGCAATGAATGGCATCTCCATAGAGA ATTCCCCTAAGGACCTCAGCAGAAAGGTGGAGGATGACACCATCATATTCACAGATGTACAGACTGGATCTAGCGCTGTCTACCAGTGTAATGTCTCCAATGAGTACGGCTACCTCCTGTCCAACGCCTTTGTCAATGTCCTCT CGGAGCCGCCCAGAGTGCTGACACCATCTAACGTAGTCTACAAAGTCATCAAAAATCACCGGGTCCTGATGGACTGCGCTTCCTTCGGGTCGCCCATCCCTAAAATAACATG GTTCAAAGACAGTCGGTCCGGCACCCTGGATGGAGAAATGTACAACATGCACGACAACGGGACTTTAGAGATTAATGTAGCACAGGCCCGAAACAGTGGCAAATACACCTGCGTGGCCAGAAACATCCTTGGCATCTTTGAGAATCACGTCTACCTGGAGGTCAAAG AACCAACCCGAATCCTGAAGCAGCCAGAGTACAAAGTGATTCAGAGGGGCAGGTCTGTGGTGTTTGAGTGTAAGGTGAAACACGACTCTTCCCTCGTCCCCACCATGAACTGGCTCAAAGACGATGGAGAGCTGCCTGATGATGAGAG ATTGATTTTAGACTCTGAGAGCCTCACCATCACTGATGTGACAGAGAATGATGCAGGAGTGTACACATGCATCGTGAACACCACTCTGGACCATGATTCAGCCAGTGCTGAGCTCACTGTTATCG AGCGACCCGACCCCCCAACTGACCTAGAGCTGACAGACCAGAAAAAGAGGAGCGTTCAGCTCACTTGGACCCCTGGGGATGAACATAACAGTCCTATTCAGA AATTTCTGATCCAGTATGAAGACTCACTCCACCATCGAGGTCACTGGCATAATCTTACTGAGGTCCCTGGAACCAAGACTACAGCTCACCTTAAACTGTCCCCCTACGTCCACTACATCTTCAGAGTCTTGGCTCTCAATTCTGTGGGTTTCAGCCGTCCCAGCTTCTCCTCCAGGACGTTTAAGACGGACCCTGCAG CTCCAGACGAGAATCCGACAGGTGTACAGGGACATGGAACCGAACATAACAATCTTGTAATCTCATGGAAG CCACTGTCAGGCCTCCAATCTAACGGTCCAGGACTTCACTATAAAGTGATGTGGAGGCAGAAGTCGATAGACAGTGAGTGGACGGCAGTGACTGTAGCCAACAACTCCAAGTTTGTGGTGTCTGGAACGCCCACGTTTGTTCCATATGAGCTAAAAGTTCAGGCTGTGAATGACCATGGCTCTGGACCTGAGCCTGCTATTTCCCACGGCTACTCAGGAGAGGACT TACCAGTCGCAGCTCCAGAAAATGTGCACGTCGTTGTACTGaacagcactctggtagaggTGCACTGGGATGCTGTACCCCATAAATTGATTCGGGGATATCTCAAAGGATATAAG GTGTACTACTGGAGAGAGCGCAGCCTGCACAAACATAACCCCCATCATGTAGAGAAGCAGATCCTGACATTCAGTGGAAACCACACCCATGGCATGCTGCCTGGTTTACATGCTTTTAGTCTCTACTCATTCAACGTCAAGGTTTTTAACGGCAAGGGAGAGGGCCCTGCGAGCCCCACCCAGCAGTTTGAGACACCTGAAGGAG tGCCAGCAGCTCCTTCTTCCTTGGTCATCACCAACCCCAAACTGGACTCTCTAACCCTCGAATGGAGTCCTCCTCATGACCGCAATGGGCTCATCACTGGCTACACCCTCAAATATCAGCCAg TCAATAACTCCAATGAGCTGGGCCCAGTGGAGGAGCTGGCCCTGCCTGCCAATGAGACCTCAGTCACTTTGTTCAACCTCAAGTACAGCACACGCTACAAGTTTTATTTGAATGCGAAAACAGACAGGGGAGCAGGTCCAGCCATTTCACAGGAAGCTGTCACCATCATGGACGAAGGTAA CATGG CTGTGGCGAGCAGACAGGTGGACATCGCCACTCAGGGATGGTTCATCGGCCTCATGTGTGCCATCGCTCTCCTCATCCTGATCCTCCTCATTATCTGCTTCATCCAGAGGAATAAGGGAGGGAAATACCCTG TAAAAGAGAAGGAGGACGCACACACAGACCCAGAGTTCCAGCCCATGAAAGACGATGACTGTACCTTTGGGGAATA
- the LOC133982340 gene encoding neuronal cell adhesion molecule-like isoform X8 has translation MERRRMDAALLVLFLGHLAGALEVPLDLPQPPTITHQSHKDYIIDPRENIIIHCDAKGKPHPSFSWTRNGTHYDIEQDPNVTTKPHSGTLVVDISRVKAEDYEGTYQCTARNKHGAAVSNNIVVLQSRSPLWSKEKIQPIVVQEGVSLVLPCRPPAGLPPPVIFWMDNIFQRLPQSSRVSQSLSGDLYFSNVLREDSRNDYICYARFPYTQTIQQKQPITVKVLNRKSDSVFDERRPTFLIPYGPSSSKMVLRGQVLEMECIAEGLPTPNISWTKVSGEFPAKRTSFLYYQKTLRIVDVSESDAGEYRCMAKNRLGSVHHTIRVTVKASPYWISGAPRNLVLAPGENGVLTCRASGTPKPSITWAMNGISIENSPKDLSRKVEDDTIIFTDVQTGSSAVYQCNVSNEYGYLLSNAFVNVLSEPPRVLTPSNVVYKVIKNHRVLMDCASFGSPIPKITWFKDSRSGTLDGEMYNMHDNGTLEINVAQARNSGKYTCVARNILGIFENHVYLEVKEPTRILKQPEYKVIQRGRSVVFECKVKHDSSLVPTMNWLKDDGELPDDERLILDSESLTITDVTENDAGVYTCIVNTTLDHDSASAELTVIERPDPPTDLELTDQKKRSVQLTWTPGDEHNSPIQKFLIQYEDSLHHRGHWHNLTEVPGTKTTAHLKLSPYVHYIFRVLALNSVGFSRPSFSSRTFKTDPAAPDENPTGVQGHGTEHNNLVISWKPLSGLQSNGPGLHYKVMWRQKSIDSEWTAVTVANNSKFVVSGTPTFVPYELKVQAVNDHGSGPEPAISHGYSGEDLPVAAPENVHVVVLNSTLVEVHWDAVPHKLIRGYLKGYKVYYWRERSLHKHNPHHVEKQILTFSGNHTHGMLPGLHAFSLYSFNVKVFNGKGEGPASPTQQFETPEGVPAAPSSLVITNPKLDSLTLEWSPPHDRNGLITGYTLKYQPVNNSNELGPVEELALPANETSVTLFNLKYSTRYKFYLNAKTDRGAGPAISQEAVTIMDEGNMAVASRQVDIATQGWFIGLMCAIALLILILLIICFIQRNKGGKYPVKEKEDAHTDPEFQPMKDDDCTFGEYSDNEDHKPLKGSSTPSNGTVKRDDSDDSLVEYGEGEDGQFNEDGSFIGQYSGKSASRDTAEGQESSEAPSPINAMNSLNSFV, from the exons atggagaggaggaggatggatgCAGCATTGCTGGTGCTGTTCTTGGGTCACCTCGCCGGCGCGCTGGAGGTGCCACTAGACC TGCCGCAGCCACCGACTATAACTCACCAATCCCACAAGGATTACATCATCGACCCACGGGAGAACATTATAATCCACTGTGATGCGAAGGGGAAACCTCATCCCAG TTTCTCCTGGACGAGAAATGGGACCCACTATGACATAGAGCAGGACCCCAACGTGACTACGAAGCCCCACTCTGGGACTCTGGTGGTGGACATCAGCAGAGTTAAGGCTGAAGATTACGAAGGGACGTACCAGTGCACAGCAAGGAACAAACATGGAGCCGCTGTTTCAAACAACATCGTTGTACTACAGTCCA gGTCCCCTTTGTGGTCAAAGGAGAAGATTCAGCCAATCGTTGTTCAGGAAGGTGTGTCCTTAGTGCTGCCGTGTCGACCCCCAGCCGGCCTTCCTCCTCCAGTTATTTTCTGGATGGACAACA TCTTCCAGAGGCTTcctcagagcagcagagtgtcCCAGTCTCTGAGTGGAGACCTGTACTTCTCTAATGTACTCCGAGAGGATTCCAGGAATGACTACATCTGCTACGCCCGCTTCCCATACACACAAACCATCCAGCAGAAACAACCCATCACCGTCAAGGTCCTCAACCGTAAGTCTGACTCTGTGT TTGATGAGAGGAGGCCAACCTTCCTCATCCCATATGGCCCCTCCAGCTCCAAGATGGTGTTGAGAGGACAGGTGCTGGAGATGGAGTGTATTGCCGAAGGACT GCCCACCCCTAATATATCCTGGACCAAAGTGAGCGGCGAATTCCCGGCCAAGCGCACATCCTTCCTGTACTATCAGAAGACCCTGCGTATTGTGGATGTGTCTGAATCGGATGCAGGAGAGTACCGCTGCATGGCCAAGAATCGTCTTGGCTCAGTTCACCACACCATCCGTGTCACAGTCaaag CCTCTCCATATTGGATCAGTGGTGCTCCCAGAAACCTTGTCCTAGCTCCAGGAGAGAACGGTGTGCTGACCTGCAGGGCCAGTGGCACACCCAAGCCCTCCATCACCTGGGCAATGAATGGCATCTCCATAGAGA ATTCCCCTAAGGACCTCAGCAGAAAGGTGGAGGATGACACCATCATATTCACAGATGTACAGACTGGATCTAGCGCTGTCTACCAGTGTAATGTCTCCAATGAGTACGGCTACCTCCTGTCCAACGCCTTTGTCAATGTCCTCT CGGAGCCGCCCAGAGTGCTGACACCATCTAACGTAGTCTACAAAGTCATCAAAAATCACCGGGTCCTGATGGACTGCGCTTCCTTCGGGTCGCCCATCCCTAAAATAACATG GTTCAAAGACAGTCGGTCCGGCACCCTGGATGGAGAAATGTACAACATGCACGACAACGGGACTTTAGAGATTAATGTAGCACAGGCCCGAAACAGTGGCAAATACACCTGCGTGGCCAGAAACATCCTTGGCATCTTTGAGAATCACGTCTACCTGGAGGTCAAAG AACCAACCCGAATCCTGAAGCAGCCAGAGTACAAAGTGATTCAGAGGGGCAGGTCTGTGGTGTTTGAGTGTAAGGTGAAACACGACTCTTCCCTCGTCCCCACCATGAACTGGCTCAAAGACGATGGAGAGCTGCCTGATGATGAGAG ATTGATTTTAGACTCTGAGAGCCTCACCATCACTGATGTGACAGAGAATGATGCAGGAGTGTACACATGCATCGTGAACACCACTCTGGACCATGATTCAGCCAGTGCTGAGCTCACTGTTATCG AGCGACCCGACCCCCCAACTGACCTAGAGCTGACAGACCAGAAAAAGAGGAGCGTTCAGCTCACTTGGACCCCTGGGGATGAACATAACAGTCCTATTCAGA AATTTCTGATCCAGTATGAAGACTCACTCCACCATCGAGGTCACTGGCATAATCTTACTGAGGTCCCTGGAACCAAGACTACAGCTCACCTTAAACTGTCCCCCTACGTCCACTACATCTTCAGAGTCTTGGCTCTCAATTCTGTGGGTTTCAGCCGTCCCAGCTTCTCCTCCAGGACGTTTAAGACGGACCCTGCAG CTCCAGACGAGAATCCGACAGGTGTACAGGGACATGGAACCGAACATAACAATCTTGTAATCTCATGGAAG CCACTGTCAGGCCTCCAATCTAACGGTCCAGGACTTCACTATAAAGTGATGTGGAGGCAGAAGTCGATAGACAGTGAGTGGACGGCAGTGACTGTAGCCAACAACTCCAAGTTTGTGGTGTCTGGAACGCCCACGTTTGTTCCATATGAGCTAAAAGTTCAGGCTGTGAATGACCATGGCTCTGGACCTGAGCCTGCTATTTCCCACGGCTACTCAGGAGAGGACT TACCAGTCGCAGCTCCAGAAAATGTGCACGTCGTTGTACTGaacagcactctggtagaggTGCACTGGGATGCTGTACCCCATAAATTGATTCGGGGATATCTCAAAGGATATAAG GTGTACTACTGGAGAGAGCGCAGCCTGCACAAACATAACCCCCATCATGTAGAGAAGCAGATCCTGACATTCAGTGGAAACCACACCCATGGCATGCTGCCTGGTTTACATGCTTTTAGTCTCTACTCATTCAACGTCAAGGTTTTTAACGGCAAGGGAGAGGGCCCTGCGAGCCCCACCCAGCAGTTTGAGACACCTGAAGGAG tGCCAGCAGCTCCTTCTTCCTTGGTCATCACCAACCCCAAACTGGACTCTCTAACCCTCGAATGGAGTCCTCCTCATGACCGCAATGGGCTCATCACTGGCTACACCCTCAAATATCAGCCAg TCAATAACTCCAATGAGCTGGGCCCAGTGGAGGAGCTGGCCCTGCCTGCCAATGAGACCTCAGTCACTTTGTTCAACCTCAAGTACAGCACACGCTACAAGTTTTATTTGAATGCGAAAACAGACAGGGGAGCAGGTCCAGCCATTTCACAGGAAGCTGTCACCATCATGGACGAAGGTAA CATGG CTGTGGCGAGCAGACAGGTGGACATCGCCACTCAGGGATGGTTCATCGGCCTCATGTGTGCCATCGCTCTCCTCATCCTGATCCTCCTCATTATCTGCTTCATCCAGAGGAATAAGGGAGGGAAATACCCTG TAAAAGAGAAGGAGGACGCACACACAGACCCAGAGTTCCAGCCCATGAAAGACGATGACTGTACCTTTGGGGAATA